The following are encoded together in the Trachemys scripta elegans isolate TJP31775 chromosome 7, CAS_Tse_1.0, whole genome shotgun sequence genome:
- the PDCD4 gene encoding programmed cell death protein 4, whose translation MEVENEPIYNVNPTELDHLSDTPFSGEEENGGSEEIKTEINGNWIAASSINEAKINARAKRRLRKNSSRDSGRGDSVSDNGEALKSGVTAPTSPKGKFLDRRSRSGKGRGLPKKGGAGGKGVWGTPGQVYDVEEVDIKDPNYDDDQENCVYETVVPPLDERAFDKTLTPMLQEYFEHGDTNEVAEMLRDLNLGEMKYSVPVLAVSLSLEGKASHREMTSKLLSDLCGTVVSTSDVEKSFDRLLKELPELMLDSPRAPQLVGQFIARAVGDGILCSTYIDSYKGTVDCVQARAALDRATVLLSMKKGGKRIDSVWGSGGGQQSVKHLVKEIDMLLKEYLLSGDVSEAERCLQELEVPHFHHELVYEAIVMVLESTGETTFKMMLDLLKSLWTSTVITLDQMKRGYERVYREIPDINLDVPHSYSVLERFVEECFQAGIISKPLRDLCPSRGRKRFVSEGDGGRLKLESY comes from the exons ATGGAAGTAGAAAATGAGCCGATATACAATGTTAACCCAACAG AACTTGATCATCTAAGTGACACTCCATTTTCGGGTGAGGAAGAAAATGGTGGAAGTGAGGAAATaaagactgaaatcaatggaaattggaTAGCTGCATCTTCCATTAATGAAGCTAAAATTAATGCTAGAGCAAAGAGGCGGTTAAGGAAAAATTCTTCTCGTGATTCTGGGAGAGGAGACTCTGTTAGTGATAATGGAGAGGCACTGAAAAGTGGAGTCACTGCACCAACTAGTCCAAAGGGAAAATTTCTGGACAGACGATCCCGGTCTGGAAAAGGAAGGGGACTACCAAAGAAAG GTGGTGCAGGTGGCAAAGGTGTTTGGGGTACCCCAGGGCAAGTGTATGACGTGGAGGAAGTGGATATTAAAGATCCCAACTATGATGATGACCAG gagaattGTGTCTATGAAACTGTAGTTCCACCTTTGGATGAAAGAGCATTTGATAAAACTTTAACACCAATGTTACAGGAATACTTTGAACATGGAGATACTAATGAAGTTGCG GAGATGCTGAGGGATTTAAATCTTGGTGAAATGAAATACAGTGTGCCAGTGTTGGCCGTATCATTGTCATTAGAGGGAAAGGCTAGTCACAGAGAAATGACATCTAAGCTCCTCTCTGACCTTTGTGGGACAGTAGTGAGCACAAGTGATGTGGAAAAATCATTTGATAGACTACTGAAAGAACTACCTGAATTGATGTTGGATTCTCCCAGAGCACCACAG TTAGTGGGCCAATTTATTGCTAGAGCAGTTGGAGATGGGATTTTATGTAGTACTTACATAGACAGCTACAAAGGCACCGTGGATTGTGTCCAGGCTCG AGCTGCATTGGACCGAGCTACTGTGCTGTTGAGTATGAAAAAAGGTGGAAAGCGTATAGACAGCGTATGGGGATCAGGTGGAGGACAGCAATCTGTAAAACATCTTGTTAAAGAG ATTGATATGTTGCTGAAGGAGTACCTACTTTCTGGAGATGTATCAGAAGCTGAGCGTTGCCTTCAGGAACTAGAAGTGCCTCATTTTCACCATGAACTTGTATATGAA GCAATTGTGATGGTTTTAGAATCGACTGGAGAAACAACCTTTAAAATGATGCTTGATTTGTTGAAATCCCTCTGGACGTCTACTGTCATTACTCTGGACCAAATGAAAAGA GGTTATGAACGAGTTTACCGTGAAATCCCAGATATTAACCTGGATGTGCCACATTCGTACTCTGTGCTTGAGCGGTTTGTAGAGGAATGCTTTCAGGCCGGAATCATTTCCAAACCACTGAGAGACCTCTGTCCTTCAAG GGGAAGGAAGCGCTTTGTAAGTGAAGGAGATGGAGGTCGTCTTAAACTAGAGAGCTACTGA